A single genomic interval of Brevundimonas diminuta harbors:
- a CDS encoding inositol monophosphatase family protein, whose product MALASALLQVMTDAVRKTARPMLRDFGEVSQLQVSRKGPGDFVTAADLKAEDTLYELLMKARPGYGFLGEERGMIEGTDKSHTWIVDPIDGTTNFMHAMPHFAITVGLERRAPDGSSEIVAGVTYNPVMNELFWAEKGKGCYLNDQRIRVAGRRDLSESLIATGLPFIGKSGHAQSIKDLHAVGQRVAGIRRLGSAALDFAWVAAGRYDAYYERNLKPWDVAAGILFVTEAGGRVTTIENDGDPKTGKSILASNTELHPHLRKVLQG is encoded by the coding sequence ATGGCCCTCGCCTCCGCCCTGCTCCAAGTCATGACCGATGCGGTGCGCAAGACCGCCCGCCCGATGCTGCGCGACTTCGGCGAAGTCTCCCAGCTTCAGGTGTCGAGAAAGGGCCCCGGCGATTTCGTCACGGCCGCCGACCTGAAGGCCGAAGACACGCTCTACGAACTGCTGATGAAGGCCCGCCCCGGCTACGGCTTCCTGGGCGAGGAACGCGGCATGATCGAGGGGACGGACAAGTCCCACACCTGGATCGTCGATCCGATCGACGGCACCACCAACTTCATGCACGCCATGCCTCACTTCGCCATCACGGTGGGGCTGGAGCGCCGCGCGCCCGACGGGTCGAGCGAGATCGTCGCCGGCGTGACCTACAACCCCGTCATGAACGAGCTGTTCTGGGCCGAGAAGGGCAAGGGTTGCTATCTGAACGACCAGCGCATCCGCGTCGCCGGCCGTCGTGATCTGTCCGAAAGCCTGATCGCCACCGGCCTGCCCTTCATCGGCAAGTCGGGTCACGCCCAGTCGATCAAGGACCTGCACGCCGTGGGCCAGCGCGTTGCGGGCATCCGTCGCCTGGGTTCGGCCGCCCTGGACTTCGCCTGGGTCGCGGCCGGTCGCTACGACGCGTATTATGAGCGCAATCTGAAGCCCTGGGACGTGGCGGCGGGCATCCTGTTCGTCACCGAGGCCGGCGGCCGGGTCACAACCATCGAGAACGACGGCGATCCCAAGACGGGCAAGTCCATCCTGGCGTCGAACACCGAACTGCATCCGCACCTGCGCAAGGTTCTGCAGGGCTGA
- the efp gene encoding elongation factor P, giving the protein MKINGNTIKPGMVLQHNGGLWVVTKASHVKPGKGGAFANVEAKNLETGNKLNERFRSEDKVERVTLEQKDFSYLFDNGDSLVFMDDATYEQIELQKDWVGEERIPYLQEGMKVVIEMHEERPIGLELPDQVVLEVAETEPTVKGQTASSSYKPALASNGVRIMIPPYMSAGERIVVDTTSGEYVRRAD; this is encoded by the coding sequence ATGAAGATCAACGGCAACACCATCAAGCCCGGCATGGTCCTGCAGCACAATGGCGGCCTGTGGGTCGTCACCAAGGCCAGCCACGTCAAGCCCGGCAAGGGCGGCGCCTTCGCCAACGTCGAGGCCAAGAACCTGGAAACCGGCAACAAGCTGAACGAGCGCTTCCGGTCGGAAGACAAGGTCGAGCGCGTGACGCTGGAACAGAAGGACTTCTCCTATCTGTTCGACAACGGCGACAGCCTGGTCTTCATGGACGACGCCACCTACGAGCAGATCGAACTGCAGAAGGACTGGGTCGGCGAAGAGCGCATCCCCTATCTGCAAGAAGGCATGAAGGTCGTCATCGAGATGCACGAAGAGCGTCCCATCGGCCTGGAACTGCCTGATCAGGTCGTGCTGGAAGTCGCAGAGACCGAGCCGACCGTGAAGGGCCAGACCGCCTCTTCGTCCTACAAGCCCGCGCTGGCGTCGAACGGCGTGCGCATCATGATCCCGCCCTATATGTCGGCCGGCGAGCGTATCGTCGTCGATACGACCAGCGGCGAATACGTCCGCCGCGCGGACTGA
- a CDS encoding tryptophan-rich sensory protein: MTDIDDAIDDVRDAAMDLLNSEGRSASHVVAGIALTVGFALLAHGIASGALTPKRNLKQVRKKDLPITEKPRGAFSLILPAVFSATTLSAVRVWNAPSRPERTRAMGLWLAAQTVNAVWLGLRPSSMARQVVAAMSSAGLAAAFAHEARKLDEGAGKMAAPLGSGVRFGNFLHRKADDASSGRTLH; the protein is encoded by the coding sequence ATGACCGATATCGACGACGCCATCGACGACGTGCGCGACGCCGCCATGGACTTGCTGAACAGCGAGGGCCGCAGCGCCAGCCATGTGGTCGCCGGGATCGCCCTGACCGTCGGCTTCGCTCTGCTGGCGCATGGGATCGCCTCGGGCGCCCTGACGCCCAAGCGCAATTTGAAACAGGTCCGCAAGAAGGATTTGCCGATCACCGAGAAGCCGCGGGGCGCCTTCAGCCTGATCCTGCCCGCCGTGTTTTCCGCCACCACCCTGTCCGCGGTTCGGGTCTGGAATGCGCCGTCGCGCCCCGAACGAACCCGCGCCATGGGCCTTTGGCTGGCGGCCCAGACGGTGAACGCCGTCTGGCTGGGCCTGCGTCCGTCGTCGATGGCGCGTCAGGTGGTCGCCGCCATGTCGTCGGCCGGGTTGGCCGCCGCCTTCGCCCACGAAGCGCGCAAGCTGGACGAAGGGGCCGGCAAGATGGCGGCGCCGCTGGGGTCGGGCGTGCGGTTCGGAAACTTCCTGCATCGCAAGGCCGATGACGCCTCGAGCGGGCGCACTCTGCATTAG
- the bfr gene encoding bacterioferritin → MKGDPAILRTLNAVLTNELTAVNQYFLHARMFESWGLAHLGNVIYEESIGEMKHADMLIKRILFLDGLPNLQDLHKLKVGEDPIECLGADLQLELDSRATTAAAVTQCEETRDYVSRDLLMKILADTEEHIDFLENQHKLIELMGAQNYLQSAMKEIVTDGAATGN, encoded by the coding sequence ATGAAGGGCGACCCCGCAATCCTGCGCACGCTGAACGCAGTGCTGACCAACGAGCTGACGGCCGTAAATCAGTACTTCTTGCATGCCCGCATGTTCGAAAGCTGGGGCCTCGCGCACCTGGGCAATGTGATCTACGAAGAATCGATCGGCGAGATGAAGCACGCCGACATGCTGATCAAACGCATCCTGTTCCTGGACGGCCTGCCCAACCTGCAAGACCTGCACAAGCTGAAGGTCGGCGAAGACCCGATCGAATGCCTTGGCGCCGATCTGCAATTGGAACTGGACAGCCGCGCCACGACCGCCGCCGCCGTGACCCAGTGCGAGGAAACCCGCGACTACGTCAGCCGTGACCTGCTGATGAAGATCCTGGCCGACACCGAAGAGCACATCGACTTCCTGGAAAACCAGCACAAGCTGATCGAGCTGATGGGCGCGCAGAACTATCTGCAATCGGCGATGAAGGAGATCGTCACCGACGGCGCGGCGACCGGCAACTAA
- a CDS encoding (2Fe-2S)-binding protein translates to MYVCNCNGLRQRDVAQAIEAGACRPRDIFARNQCQAQCAKCVCEMRQMIQESREAFALAAE, encoded by the coding sequence GTGTACGTCTGCAACTGTAACGGTCTTCGCCAGCGTGATGTCGCCCAGGCCATTGAGGCCGGCGCCTGCCGTCCGCGCGATATCTTTGCGCGAAACCAGTGCCAGGCCCAGTGCGCCAAATGCGTCTGTGAGATGCGTCAGATGATTCAGGAAAGCCGCGAAGCGTTCGCACTCGCAGCCGAATAG
- the thiE gene encoding thiamine phosphate synthase, with translation MARTPTVPQRPPCRLYLITPPAIADLNAFARTLDQALAAGDVAALQIRLKPADDAAIRTAVEVLAPIARRHDVAVLLNDRPDLARATACDGVHIGQDDGSLAEARRIMGPDAMIGVTCHDDRDLAWDAAEGGADYVAFGAFYPTATKETVHRPPLDILTVWQETVETPCVAIGGITVDNAAELAQAGADFVAVSGGVWNHPDGPAEAVRRFNEKLRP, from the coding sequence ATGGCCCGAACACCCACCGTCCCCCAGCGTCCGCCCTGCCGGCTGTATCTGATCACGCCGCCCGCGATCGCCGACCTGAACGCCTTTGCGCGGACCCTCGATCAGGCCCTGGCCGCCGGCGATGTCGCGGCCTTGCAGATCCGGCTGAAGCCCGCCGACGACGCCGCCATCCGCACGGCGGTCGAGGTGCTGGCTCCCATTGCGCGGCGTCATGATGTCGCGGTTCTGCTGAACGACCGGCCCGATCTGGCGCGGGCCACAGCCTGCGACGGCGTTCACATTGGCCAAGACGACGGCTCGCTGGCCGAGGCACGGCGTATCATGGGGCCGGACGCCATGATCGGCGTCACCTGCCACGACGACCGCGATCTGGCCTGGGATGCCGCAGAGGGCGGCGCCGACTACGTCGCTTTCGGCGCCTTTTATCCCACCGCTACAAAGGAAACGGTGCATCGCCCGCCTCTGGACATCCTGACGGTGTGGCAAGAGACGGTCGAGACGCCTTGCGTGGCCATCGGCGGGATCACGGTCGACAACGCCGCCGAGTTGGCGCAGGCCGGCGCCGACTTCGTAGCGGTTAGCGGCGGGGTCTGGAACCATCCCGACGGCCCGGCCGAGGCCGTCAGGCGCTTCAATGAAAAATTGAGGCCCTGA
- a CDS encoding sensor histidine kinase encodes MILSRALNVDDPHSASVKGVLAAGHRPSPGGADGPDGSSPLVPVLTGVAVAILVAVAVAYGRSAGLVAGLWGASGVAVAVWLRTSRGRASDLTFAGVLTVSILIGEIIAGNKPPLALAFTVANMIEIVAAVMLARRFSSTLNLSSLNGAVSFLFFAAVLAPIPAALCSVLILSLMGQGDIVWQGFQTWWLGHTLGIAVLGSLGMSLTPAMFARLLKPRKLLEAVILIGLVPVFYYVAFTGDVPMGFVLLPLLLGIAVRLGVAGAAFTLVVMSILLVGSAMIGHGPYAQGDLTHQVLMAQMLVLIGYMPVLLVASLLEERDLLAERARVGRERAEKASEAKSRLLANVAHEIKSPVAGIIGIGDLWRQGHLGPVSAQQAEMSDMLVKTARQVETLAHDLLDVARAESGAVRVDLRPTDIPGLLEDVRRTCLLWPDADRVAVEVVCEGDGLIAVADSQRLAQIITNLTSNALKYGGSGGRVILRALRQDDCVRIEVSDFGPGLSLQKQAQLFEPFNRLGLERSTVEGHGVGLALAKRLVELQGGSIGVISAPGEGATFWVALPKA; translated from the coding sequence ATGATCCTGAGCCGCGCGCTCAATGTCGATGATCCCCACAGCGCGTCCGTGAAGGGCGTACTGGCGGCTGGCCATCGGCCGAGCCCCGGCGGCGCCGACGGTCCGGACGGTTCCAGCCCGCTAGTCCCGGTGCTGACGGGCGTGGCGGTCGCCATCCTGGTCGCCGTGGCTGTGGCGTATGGCCGCTCGGCCGGGCTGGTCGCCGGCCTGTGGGGCGCCAGCGGCGTCGCCGTCGCCGTCTGGCTGCGCACCAGCCGTGGCCGCGCCAGCGACCTCACCTTCGCCGGCGTCCTGACCGTCAGTATCCTGATCGGAGAGATCATCGCCGGCAACAAGCCGCCGCTGGCCCTGGCCTTCACCGTCGCCAACATGATCGAGATCGTGGCGGCCGTTATGCTGGCACGTCGCTTCTCGTCCACGCTCAATCTGTCCAGCCTGAATGGCGCGGTCAGCTTCCTGTTCTTCGCGGCGGTCCTGGCACCGATCCCCGCCGCCCTGTGCAGCGTTCTGATCCTGTCGCTGATGGGCCAGGGCGACATCGTCTGGCAGGGTTTCCAAACCTGGTGGCTCGGCCACACCCTGGGCATCGCCGTCCTAGGGTCGCTGGGCATGTCGCTGACGCCTGCGATGTTCGCCCGCCTGCTGAAGCCCAGGAAGCTGTTGGAAGCCGTCATTCTGATCGGCCTGGTGCCCGTCTTCTATTATGTCGCTTTCACGGGCGACGTGCCGATGGGGTTCGTCCTGCTCCCGCTGTTGCTCGGCATCGCGGTCCGGCTCGGCGTCGCCGGCGCGGCATTCACCCTGGTCGTGATGAGCATCCTGTTGGTCGGCAGCGCCATGATCGGTCATGGCCCCTATGCCCAGGGCGACCTGACCCACCAGGTTCTGATGGCCCAGATGCTGGTGCTGATCGGCTACATGCCCGTCCTGCTGGTGGCCTCGTTGCTGGAAGAGCGTGACCTTCTTGCGGAGCGCGCCCGCGTTGGTCGCGAACGCGCCGAAAAGGCTTCGGAGGCCAAGTCCCGCCTGCTCGCCAATGTCGCGCACGAGATCAAGAGCCCCGTCGCCGGCATCATCGGCATCGGCGATCTGTGGCGGCAGGGCCATCTCGGGCCGGTCTCGGCCCAGCAGGCCGAGATGTCCGACATGCTGGTCAAGACCGCGCGGCAGGTCGAAACCCTGGCCCACGATCTGCTGGACGTGGCGCGCGCCGAATCCGGGGCGGTCCGGGTCGATCTGCGCCCGACCGACATTCCGGGCCTGCTGGAAGACGTGCGTCGCACGTGCCTGCTGTGGCCCGACGCCGACCGCGTCGCCGTCGAGGTGGTGTGCGAGGGCGATGGCTTGATCGCGGTCGCGGACTCCCAGCGTCTGGCCCAAATCATCACCAATCTGACCAGCAATGCGCTGAAATACGGCGGCTCCGGCGGCCGCGTCATCCTGCGCGCGCTTCGTCAGGATGACTGCGTCCGCATTGAGGTCAGCGATTTCGGCCCCGGCCTTTCGCTTCAGAAGCAGGCGCAGCTGTTCGAGCCCTTCAACCGCCTGGGCCTCGAGCGTTCGACGGTCGAGGGGCACGGCGTCGGCCTGGCCCTGGCCAAGCGGTTGGTCGAGTTGCAGGGCGGCTCGATCGGCGTGATCTCCGCGCCGGGCGAGGGCGCCACCTTCTGGGTCGCGCTGCCCAAGGCGTGA
- a CDS encoding VOC family protein, which translates to MREDGKLDYLELPAANLPAIKEFYSQAFGWTFVDYGPTYAAFDQGLDGGFDADQADQTKTPLPILYAHDLEAMQAKVEAAGGRIVKPIYSFPGGRRFHFADPAGTEMAVWSEG; encoded by the coding sequence GTGCGTGAAGACGGAAAGCTGGACTACCTCGAACTGCCCGCCGCCAACCTGCCCGCGATCAAGGAATTCTACAGCCAAGCGTTCGGCTGGACGTTCGTGGATTACGGCCCGACCTATGCGGCCTTCGATCAGGGACTGGACGGCGGGTTCGACGCCGATCAGGCCGATCAGACCAAGACCCCCCTGCCCATCCTGTACGCCCACGACCTGGAAGCCATGCAGGCCAAGGTCGAGGCGGCCGGCGGCCGGATCGTGAAACCGATCTACAGCTTCCCCGGCGGTCGCCGCTTCCACTTCGCCGATCCGGCCGGCACCGAAATGGCGGTGTGGTCCGAGGGCTGA
- the aroC gene encoding chorismate synthase, giving the protein MSHNTFGHLFRVTTWGESHGPAIGCVVDGCPPMIPLTEADLQPWLDQRKPGGSRFVTQRKESDTARILSGVFDDGDGPVTTGTPISILIENEDQRSKDYGEIARAYRPGHADYAYQAKYGVRDHRGGGRSSARETASRVAAGAVARKVLGDGVKIRAGVVQIGPHRIAPDQIDFDAVYGNPLFAASTEVVGDWEAYLDGIRKAGSSVGAVVALEVTGVPAGWGAPLYGKLDGELAAALMSINAAKGVEIGAGFEAAELTGEENADEMRLDLNKQPVFLSNKAGGVLGGISTGQPVTARVAFKPTSSILTLRQTITRDGEETDLRTKGRHDPCVALRAVPVVEAMAACVLADAYLRHRAQVG; this is encoded by the coding sequence ATGTCGCACAACACCTTCGGCCATCTGTTTCGCGTGACCACCTGGGGCGAGAGCCACGGGCCGGCGATCGGCTGCGTCGTGGACGGATGCCCGCCGATGATCCCGCTGACCGAGGCGGACCTTCAGCCGTGGTTGGACCAGAGGAAGCCGGGCGGCAGCCGTTTCGTGACCCAGCGTAAGGAAAGCGACACGGCGCGCATTCTGTCGGGCGTGTTCGACGACGGCGACGGGCCGGTGACGACGGGCACGCCGATCTCGATCCTGATCGAGAACGAGGACCAGCGGTCCAAGGACTATGGCGAGATCGCCCGCGCCTATCGGCCGGGGCACGCCGACTATGCCTATCAGGCCAAATACGGGGTGCGGGACCACCGCGGCGGCGGTCGATCCTCGGCGCGCGAGACGGCCAGCCGCGTGGCGGCCGGGGCCGTGGCGCGCAAGGTGCTGGGCGACGGCGTGAAGATCAGGGCCGGCGTGGTGCAGATCGGCCCGCACCGGATAGCACCGGACCAGATCGACTTCGACGCCGTGTACGGCAATCCGCTGTTTGCCGCCTCGACCGAGGTGGTGGGCGACTGGGAGGCCTATCTGGACGGCATCCGCAAGGCGGGATCGTCGGTCGGGGCGGTCGTCGCGCTGGAGGTCACGGGCGTTCCGGCCGGCTGGGGCGCGCCCCTGTACGGCAAGCTGGACGGCGAGCTGGCCGCCGCCCTGATGTCGATCAATGCGGCCAAGGGGGTCGAGATCGGGGCGGGGTTCGAGGCCGCCGAACTGACCGGCGAAGAGAACGCCGACGAGATGCGGCTGGACCTGAACAAACAGCCGGTCTTCCTGTCGAACAAGGCGGGCGGCGTGCTGGGCGGAATTTCGACGGGCCAGCCGGTGACGGCGCGGGTGGCGTTCAAGCCGACTTCCTCCATCCTGACCCTGCGCCAGACGATCACCCGCGACGGCGAAGAGACGGACCTGCGCACCAAGGGGCGTCACGATCCGTGCGTCGCCCTGCGCGCCGTGCCGGTGGTCGAGGCCATGGCCGCCTGTGTCCTGGCCGACGCCTATCTGAGGCATCGCGCCCAGGTCGGCTGA
- a CDS encoding J domain-containing protein: MSAPVSISDVSGVREALSILGLETDVRGDVDASTLKAAFRTAVKAARPDQTGGDAERFRRVIAAYRLIQAHQPPRPALSAPAARPAPSPVLVLSPMQALAGGQVEVRLGARTVRVTAPKGLRSGDHLRLRRGAADGSDLYLSVLIRPEDGLSVVGDDLFMTWAVERRLMADGGRVEIETPVGTRSAWITADMAAPVRVRLKDLGLPARGSRPAGHLFVTLEPSSDVPSAAEDLLVRFTRVWTQERLAA, encoded by the coding sequence ATGAGCGCGCCTGTTTCGATTTCAGATGTGTCCGGCGTCCGCGAGGCCCTGTCGATCCTGGGCCTGGAAACGGATGTGCGCGGCGATGTCGATGCCTCGACGCTGAAGGCCGCCTTCCGCACGGCGGTGAAGGCGGCGCGGCCGGATCAGACCGGCGGGGACGCCGAGCGGTTCCGGCGCGTGATCGCGGCCTATCGGCTGATCCAGGCGCACCAGCCCCCTCGCCCCGCCCTGTCGGCGCCAGCCGCGCGGCCTGCGCCGTCGCCGGTTCTGGTCCTGTCGCCGATGCAGGCCCTGGCCGGGGGTCAGGTCGAGGTCCGGCTGGGTGCGCGCACGGTGCGGGTCACGGCGCCCAAGGGCCTGCGCAGCGGCGATCATCTGCGGCTGAGACGCGGGGCGGCGGACGGGAGCGACCTCTATCTGTCGGTGCTGATCCGGCCCGAGGACGGGCTGTCGGTCGTCGGCGACGACCTGTTCATGACGTGGGCCGTCGAGCGTCGCCTGATGGCCGACGGCGGGCGGGTGGAGATCGAGACCCCTGTCGGCACGCGCTCGGCCTGGATCACCGCCGACATGGCCGCGCCGGTGCGGGTGCGGTTGAAGGACCTGGGCCTGCCCGCGCGCGGATCACGGCCGGCGGGCCATCTGTTCGTGACGCTGGAGCCGTCGTCCGATGTTCCCTCGGCGGCCGAGGACCTGCTGGTGCGCTTCACGCGGGTCTGGACGCAGGAGCGTCTGGCGGCCTAA
- the pdxH gene encoding pyridoxamine 5'-phosphate oxidase: MTASVIPPSPSREEYARDYAAALAANGDETIFDRLEPIGLFVEWLADARAHEPNDPNAMTLSTVDADGLPDARIVLLKDVDARGFTFYSNSESAKGVELAGCAAAALTFHWKSLRRQVRVRGAVEPVTPAEADAYFASRARESRIGAWASDQSRPLSDRTVLEEAVGRETARFDGQEVPRPSHWTGWRVVPRSVEFWRDRPFRLHDRLRFDRDGEAWRSGRLWP, translated from the coding sequence ATGACCGCATCCGTGATCCCGCCCAGCCCGTCGCGTGAGGAATACGCCCGCGACTATGCCGCCGCCCTGGCCGCCAATGGCGACGAGACCATCTTCGACCGGCTCGAACCCATCGGCCTGTTCGTCGAATGGCTGGCGGACGCGAGGGCGCACGAGCCGAACGATCCCAACGCCATGACCCTGTCGACCGTCGACGCCGACGGCCTGCCTGATGCGCGGATCGTCCTGCTGAAGGATGTCGATGCGCGGGGCTTCACCTTCTATTCGAACAGCGAGAGCGCCAAGGGCGTCGAACTGGCTGGTTGCGCGGCGGCCGCGCTAACCTTCCACTGGAAATCCCTGCGTCGCCAGGTGCGGGTGCGCGGCGCGGTCGAGCCGGTCACGCCGGCCGAGGCCGACGCCTATTTCGCCAGCCGCGCGCGCGAAAGCCGCATCGGCGCCTGGGCCTCGGACCAGTCCCGCCCCCTGTCGGATCGCACCGTGCTGGAAGAGGCCGTGGGCCGCGAAACCGCGCGTTTCGATGGTCAGGAGGTGCCGCGCCCGTCCCACTGGACCGGCTGGCGCGTCGTGCCGCGCTCGGTCGAGTTCTGGCGCGATCGCCCGTTCCGCCTGCATGACCGACTGCGTTTCGACCGCGACGGCGAGGCCTGGCGCTCGGGCCGTCTCTGGCCCTGA
- the queA gene encoding tRNA preQ1(34) S-adenosylmethionine ribosyltransferase-isomerase QueA: MKTADFDFDLPEDRIALRPADPRDSARLLVVKGGALEDRIIRDLPDFLQPGDALVFNDTRVIPARLSGVRQRIGAEGETLTVEVEATLHHRDAPDVWSAFMKPGKRIKPGDRIRFGNASDAACDLGRLDATVTAKGEDGLITLTFDLAGPALDDAIRDVGVMPLPPYIAAKRPEDDRDRSDYQTVFAEHDGSVAAPTAGLHFTPALLDAIRAKGVSTHAVTLHVGAGTFLPVKADDLADHKMHSEWGEVSPETAATLNAVHAKGGRIVCVGTTSLRLLESATAEDGEIKPFHGDTAIFITPGYRFRAVDVLMTNFHLPKSTLFMLVSAFAGTATMKAAYAHAVADGYRFYSYGDGSLLFRD, from the coding sequence ATGAAGACCGCCGATTTCGATTTCGACCTGCCCGAAGACCGGATTGCGTTGCGCCCGGCCGATCCGCGGGATTCCGCACGGCTGCTGGTGGTGAAAGGCGGCGCGCTGGAAGACCGGATCATTCGTGATCTGCCAGACTTCCTGCAGCCCGGCGACGCCCTGGTGTTCAACGATACGCGGGTCATTCCCGCCCGTCTGTCGGGCGTGCGTCAGCGGATCGGGGCCGAGGGCGAAACCCTGACGGTCGAGGTGGAGGCGACGCTGCATCACCGCGACGCGCCCGACGTCTGGTCCGCCTTCATGAAACCGGGCAAGCGGATCAAGCCGGGGGATCGTATCCGGTTCGGAAACGCGAGCGACGCCGCCTGCGACCTGGGGCGGCTGGACGCCACGGTGACGGCCAAGGGGGAAGATGGCCTGATCACCCTGACCTTCGACCTGGCGGGACCGGCGTTGGACGATGCGATCCGCGATGTCGGGGTCATGCCCCTGCCGCCCTATATCGCCGCCAAACGGCCCGAGGACGACCGCGACCGGTCGGACTATCAGACCGTGTTCGCCGAGCATGACGGGTCGGTTGCGGCGCCGACGGCGGGGCTGCATTTCACCCCTGCCTTGCTGGACGCCATCCGCGCCAAGGGCGTCTCGACCCATGCGGTGACGCTGCATGTCGGGGCCGGCACCTTCCTGCCGGTCAAGGCCGACGACCTGGCCGACCACAAGATGCACAGCGAGTGGGGCGAGGTGTCGCCTGAAACCGCCGCCACCCTGAACGCCGTCCATGCAAAGGGCGGGCGCATCGTCTGCGTCGGCACCACCTCCCTGCGGCTGCTGGAAAGCGCGACGGCCGAGGACGGCGAGATCAAACCCTTCCACGGCGACACGGCCATCTTCATCACGCCGGGCTATCGGTTCCGGGCGGTCGATGTGCTGATGACCAACTTCCACCTGCCGAAATCGACGCTGTTCATGCTGGTCAGCGCCTTTGCGGGCACGGCGACGATGAAGGCGGCCTATGCCCATGCGGTCGCCGACGGCTATCGCTTCTATTCCTACGGCGACGGATCGCTGCTGTTCCGCGACTGA
- a CDS encoding D-amino acid dehydrogenase, which yields MRVLVLGSGVIGVTTAWYLSQAGHEVTVVDRQAGPALETSFANAAQISPGYSAPWAAPSIPVKAMKWLLMRHAPLIVRPRLDMAMVRWTVAMLRNCTHDRYALNKSRMVRLAEYSRDQIDLLRRETGITYDGRQQGTLQLFRTEKQLADVHKDVDVLKAAGVPCEVLDRAGCIGAEPGLAASDVDFVGGLRLPHDETGDCFLFTNALAKLAAERGVVFHTGTDIQSITMTDGRATGALTSKGALTADLVILALGSYSPMMAKPLGLDLPVYPVKGYSITAKIVNEDRAPVSTVMDESYKVAITRLGDRIRVGGMAELSGYNNTLPAVRRETLAHSVGSLFPGGGDLAGASYWSGLRPMTPDGTPVIGATKVPGLYLNTGHGTLGWTMACGSARVLADMVDGKAPEIETRDLSLNRYGAWAGAFAPGYS from the coding sequence ATGCGGGTTCTGGTGCTTGGATCGGGCGTCATCGGCGTCACCACCGCCTGGTATCTCAGCCAGGCGGGGCACGAGGTCACGGTCGTGGATCGGCAGGCCGGTCCGGCGCTGGAGACCAGCTTCGCCAACGCCGCGCAGATCTCGCCGGGCTATTCCGCGCCGTGGGCTGCTCCGTCGATCCCGGTCAAGGCGATGAAGTGGCTGCTGATGCGCCACGCGCCCCTGATCGTGCGGCCGCGTCTGGACATGGCCATGGTGCGCTGGACCGTCGCCATGCTGCGCAACTGCACCCACGACCGCTATGCGCTGAACAAGAGCCGGATGGTGCGTCTGGCCGAATACAGCCGCGACCAGATCGACCTGCTGCGCCGCGAGACCGGCATCACCTACGACGGTCGCCAGCAGGGCACGCTGCAACTGTTCCGCACGGAAAAGCAGCTGGCCGACGTGCACAAGGACGTCGATGTGCTGAAGGCCGCCGGCGTGCCGTGCGAGGTTCTGGACCGCGCGGGCTGTATCGGGGCCGAGCCGGGCCTGGCCGCCTCCGATGTCGATTTCGTCGGGGGTCTGCGTCTGCCGCATGACGAGACCGGCGACTGCTTCCTTTTCACCAACGCCCTGGCCAAGCTGGCGGCGGAGCGCGGCGTGGTCTTCCACACCGGAACCGACATCCAGTCGATCACGATGACGGACGGTCGCGCGACCGGCGCCCTGACCAGCAAGGGCGCCCTGACGGCCGATCTGGTCATCCTGGCACTCGGCTCCTATTCGCCGATGATGGCCAAGCCGCTGGGGCTGGATCTGCCGGTCTATCCGGTAAAGGGCTATTCGATCACGGCCAAGATCGTGAACGAAGACCGGGCGCCCGTCTCCACCGTCATGGACGAGAGCTACAAGGTGGCGATCACGCGCCTGGGCGATCGCATCCGCGTGGGCGGCATGGCCGAGCTGTCAGGATACAACAACACCCTGCCCGCCGTCCGTCGCGAGACCTTGGCCCATTCGGTCGGCAGCCTGTTCCCGGGCGGCGGCGATCTGGCGGGCGCCAGCTACTGGTCGGGCCTGCGCCCCATGACGCCGGACGGCACGCCGGTGATCGGCGCGACCAAGGTTCCGGGGCTTTATCTTAACACCGGCCACGGCACCCTGGGCTGGACCATGGCGTGCGGCTCGGCGCGGGTTCTGGCCGACATGGTCGACGGCAAGGCGCCCGAGATCGAGACCCGCGACCTGTCGCTGAACCGCTATGGCGCCTGGGCCGGGGCGTTCGCGCCGGGCTACAGCTGA